One part of the Myxococcales bacterium genome encodes these proteins:
- a CDS encoding leucyl aminopeptidase, which produces MQIKVSTGTPREAKVDLLAVPVFKIDSKKKLPGSLASLDKSTGGSLSLVVSQGDFRGTQGESQIIYPAKPGNAKRILLLGMGEVEKFDVDGLRAVAARCIQGARTKHAKKIALIAPSAKGVPLDQACQALAEGALLGSYRFDSYLTKDGKKKPARPVPSLSLLYARLTKPAAARASVKRGIVLAESQNLARDLSNEPGNVMTPNALAKAAQKMSREVGLRIRVMEVPELKRHKMGGILAVGQGSSNPPRLVIIEHNPRSASKAGTKAKGRAKAKPPTICIIGKGITFDSGGISIKGATNMHEMKHDMSGAATVIGLLRAVKLLGLPHRIVGIVATAENLPSSTAYRPGDIITMYSGKTVEIINTDAEGRLVLADALAYAEKTYSPVAMIDLATLTGACMVALGDWATGLMGTNQDLIDQVRKAGDRTGECAWPLPLFEDHKKLMRGTVSDLVNAGSRQAGASMAAGFLAAFVNKTPWVHMDIAGTGWTSRVGAYQGRGATGVGVRLLLDFLEHWEPVS; this is translated from the coding sequence ATGCAGATCAAGGTATCTACCGGAACACCCCGCGAGGCGAAGGTCGATCTGCTCGCGGTTCCGGTATTTAAAATCGACAGCAAGAAGAAGCTGCCCGGTTCCCTTGCCAGCCTGGACAAAAGCACCGGCGGGTCGCTCTCCCTGGTGGTTTCCCAGGGAGACTTTCGCGGCACCCAGGGAGAATCGCAGATCATCTACCCGGCCAAGCCCGGCAACGCCAAGCGCATCCTGCTTCTCGGTATGGGCGAGGTCGAGAAATTCGATGTCGATGGCCTGCGCGCGGTTGCGGCCCGGTGCATCCAGGGCGCCCGGACGAAACACGCAAAGAAAATCGCCTTGATCGCACCGAGCGCCAAGGGCGTGCCCCTGGACCAGGCGTGTCAGGCCCTCGCAGAAGGCGCCCTTCTCGGGAGCTACCGGTTCGATTCCTATCTCACCAAGGACGGCAAGAAGAAACCTGCAAGACCCGTCCCCTCTCTTTCCCTGCTGTATGCGCGGTTGACAAAGCCCGCGGCGGCGCGAGCCAGTGTAAAGCGCGGCATCGTCTTGGCAGAATCCCAGAATCTCGCCCGGGATCTATCCAACGAACCCGGCAACGTCATGACCCCAAACGCCCTGGCAAAGGCTGCCCAGAAGATGTCTCGCGAGGTCGGGCTGCGGATCCGCGTGATGGAAGTGCCCGAACTCAAGCGTCACAAGATGGGCGGGATTCTCGCCGTGGGCCAGGGCAGCAGCAACCCTCCGCGGTTGGTGATCATCGAGCACAATCCGCGCTCCGCTTCGAAAGCCGGAACCAAAGCCAAGGGAAGGGCAAAAGCCAAGCCACCCACCATCTGCATTATCGGCAAGGGAATCACCTTCGACTCGGGAGGCATCTCGATCAAAGGGGCGACGAACATGCACGAGATGAAACACGACATGAGTGGCGCGGCCACCGTGATCGGCTTGTTGCGAGCGGTCAAGTTGCTGGGCCTGCCCCACCGGATTGTCGGCATTGTGGCGACGGCGGAGAACCTGCCCTCGTCTACCGCCTATCGACCGGGCGACATCATCACGATGTATTCGGGCAAGACCGTGGAGATCATCAACACCGACGCCGAAGGACGGCTCGTGCTGGCCGATGCCCTCGCCTATGCGGAAAAGACTTATTCGCCGGTCGCAATGATCGATCTCGCGACCCTGACCGGAGCCTGCATGGTGGCACTGGGCGACTGGGCCACGGGATTGATGGGGACAAATCAAGACTTGATCGACCAGGTGCGAAAGGCCGGCGATCGAACCGGCGAATGCGCGTGGCCCCTGCCGTTGTTCGAAGATCACAAGAAGCTGATGCGCGGCACCGTCTCCGATCTCGTCAATGCGGGCAGTCGACAGGCGGGAGCGTCCATGGCCGCGGGGTTCCTCGCTGCCTTTGTGAACAAAACCCCATGGGTTCACATGGACATCGCCGGGACCGGGTGGACTTCGAGGGTCGGAGCCTATCAGGGCCGGGGTGCAACAGGCGTGGGCGTGAGACTCCTGCTCGATTTCCTCGAGCACTGGGAGCCAGTTTCGTAG
- a CDS encoding MotA/TolQ/ExbB proton channel family protein — protein sequence MIFQAGPIVKLVLFILFAFSLVSWAIILSKWKEVRGATQDSEAFLEIYHERPFNEAYEAAKELDRSPVATVFVSVCDEMGRLARRSGGSSIHDLDATQTRWVHKQLAWAATREAQLLERGLSFLATTGSSAVYIGLFGTVIGIIQAFQGIAQTGNASLAVVAPGIAEALIATAVGLFAAIPANIFYNHFSAGIDKIVQLMEHFASEFEEDIKFLTRAASAERERS from the coding sequence TTGATTTTCCAAGCCGGTCCAATCGTCAAGCTCGTTCTCTTCATCTTGTTCGCGTTCTCCTTGGTTTCCTGGGCGATCATTTTGTCCAAGTGGAAGGAAGTTCGCGGGGCCACCCAGGATAGCGAGGCTTTCCTGGAGATCTATCACGAAAGGCCATTCAATGAAGCGTACGAGGCTGCCAAGGAACTCGATCGAAGCCCGGTAGCGACGGTCTTTGTGTCGGTCTGCGATGAGATGGGCCGCCTGGCGCGGCGCAGCGGAGGCTCATCGATTCACGATCTCGATGCGACCCAGACGCGCTGGGTTCACAAACAACTCGCATGGGCCGCGACCCGGGAAGCACAGCTGCTGGAGCGCGGCTTGTCGTTTTTGGCGACCACGGGCAGTTCGGCGGTGTACATCGGGTTGTTCGGGACCGTCATCGGAATCATCCAGGCATTTCAGGGGATCGCGCAAACGGGCAACGCGAGCCTGGCCGTGGTCGCGCCGGGAATCGCCGAGGCGCTGATCGCGACGGCGGTCGGTCTGTTCGCCGCGATCCCGGCGAACATCTTCTACAACCATTTCTCGGCGGGGATCGACAAGATCGTCCAGTTGATGGAGCACTTCGCAAGCGAGTTCGAAGAAGACATCAAATTTCTGACGCGCGCGGCGA
- a CDS encoding RNA polymerase factor sigma-32 — MSGKISPKASKTDSSKTDPSTPPSGVEVLDSLEPPPQTAKRDSGTTIDVESGEIDDAEFSPLDEAEGLPDKTGDADDLQHDTPAPLSAQDAGTDPLTPPARGSATPPPRTSTSSALEPVSALNAYMNQLANHAPITREEEHVLAVRWVEEGDVDAARQMVLSNLRLVVKIAMEYRRAWTNTLDLIQEGNVGLLEAVQRYDPYQGVKLSSYAVYWIRAYILKYILDNMRSVRLGTTRAGRKLFFRLNKEKRALELEGFDVTPKLLAERLDVHEDDVVAMEAQLARPDLSLDAPRFDDSGRETFGDSISGPGVGAEEEVGRREMRVVFRKAIDKFSGSLGERDLQILTERILADEPRTLADMGVEFKISRERVRQLEARIVNSLREFMKEELVDFELYAAESDE; from the coding sequence GTGAGCGGCAAAATTTCTCCGAAGGCTTCGAAGACCGATTCGTCGAAGACCGATCCGTCTACGCCACCCAGTGGGGTCGAAGTCCTCGACTCTCTCGAACCGCCCCCCCAAACCGCCAAGCGGGACAGCGGCACCACCATCGACGTCGAAAGCGGCGAGATCGACGACGCAGAATTCTCCCCATTGGACGAGGCGGAGGGCCTGCCCGACAAGACGGGCGATGCAGACGACCTCCAGCACGACACGCCGGCCCCACTCTCCGCCCAGGACGCAGGCACAGACCCGCTGACGCCACCCGCCCGGGGCTCCGCGACACCTCCGCCCCGCACCTCCACGAGTTCTGCCCTCGAGCCGGTATCGGCCCTCAACGCCTACATGAACCAGCTCGCCAACCACGCGCCGATCACCCGGGAAGAAGAGCACGTCCTGGCTGTGCGCTGGGTCGAGGAAGGCGACGTCGATGCCGCGCGCCAGATGGTGCTCTCGAATCTGCGCCTGGTCGTGAAGATCGCCATGGAGTACCGGCGCGCCTGGACCAATACCCTCGATCTGATTCAAGAGGGCAACGTCGGGCTGTTGGAGGCCGTACAACGCTACGACCCCTATCAAGGGGTGAAGCTCTCCTCGTATGCGGTCTATTGGATCCGCGCCTACATCCTCAAATACATCCTCGACAACATGCGCAGCGTGCGGCTCGGAACGACCCGCGCAGGACGAAAACTGTTCTTTCGCCTCAACAAGGAAAAACGCGCCCTCGAGCTCGAAGGCTTTGATGTCACCCCCAAGCTATTGGCGGAACGACTCGATGTCCACGAAGACGACGTGGTCGCGATGGAAGCGCAACTCGCGCGCCCCGATCTATCGCTGGACGCGCCGCGCTTCGACGACTCCGGCCGCGAAACCTTCGGCGATTCGATCTCGGGCCCGGGCGTCGGTGCCGAAGAAGAGGTTGGGCGCAGGGAAATGCGCGTGGTGTTCCGCAAAGCCATCGACAAATTCAGCGGTTCGCTCGGCGAGCGCGACCTGCAAATCCTCACCGAGCGCATCCTCGCGGACGAGCCCCGCACCCTCGCCGATATGGGAGTGGAATTTAAAATCTCGCGCGAGCGCGTGCGACAACTCGAAGCCCGCATCGTGAACTCCCTGCGAGAGTTCATGAAGGAAGAGCTGGTGGACTTCGAGCTCTACGCCGCCGAATCCGACGAGTGA
- a CDS encoding cytochrome c: protein MLANITRILFLTAAIAIFVPAAASAGDAAAGKTIFDINCTTCHGMLGKGDGVLSAALNPKPRDLSSGEFKFDTDGDGKAGTDVDLKNVITQGAMAFGGSPLMAPWPALADSDIANVIAYIRTLSK, encoded by the coding sequence ATGCTTGCCAATATCACTCGAATCCTGTTTTTGACTGCGGCCATCGCGATCTTCGTTCCGGCGGCCGCGAGCGCTGGCGATGCCGCGGCGGGCAAGACCATCTTCGACATCAACTGCACGACTTGCCACGGCATGCTGGGCAAGGGCGACGGAGTGCTTTCGGCAGCGCTCAACCCCAAGCCGAGAGATCTTTCGAGCGGTGAATTCAAGTTTGATACCGATGGTGACGGTAAAGCCGGCACCGATGTCGATCTGAAGAACGTGATTACCCAGGGCGCAATGGCGTTCGGGGGGTCTCCGCTGATGGCACCGTGGCCCGCACTGGCCGACTCCGACATCGCCAATGTGATCGCGTACATCCGCACACTGTCGAAGTAG